One part of the Coffea eugenioides isolate CCC68of chromosome 10, Ceug_1.0, whole genome shotgun sequence genome encodes these proteins:
- the LOC113749272 gene encoding subtilisin-like protease SBT1.9, with amino-acid sequence MGSSQELSYRSNLYKSFFSSLVAAEFNSPLVATDSSRYNEHNKLKEEIFVTLKLHYWVMKTIQQTRLFALVLYIYLLIEETVRTTHFVQKKMGIVQEMIFLFLFAAFVVNLVSAQRSTYIVHMDKSFMPKVFASHQHWYSSILDSLKSTSPNFHQNPSMLLYSYENVLHGFSASLSKAELEAVKKSLGFVSAYSDKVATLDTTHSTEFLSLNPATGLWPASEYGKDVIVGVIDTGVWPESLSYRDDGMTEIPSRWKGACDGGYDFNSSLCNKKLIGAKYFNKGVLAANPNNTKKMYSARDTEGHGTHTSSTVGGNYVEGASFFGYALGTARGVAPRARLAMYKVIFQEGRYASDVLAGMDQAIADGVDVISISMGFDLVPLYEDPIAIASFGAMEKGVTVSSSAGNAGTDLGELHNGIPWVLTVAAGSMDRWFAGSLTLGNGLTITGWSVFPARAVVRESPLIYNKTISACNSTKLLSEVSSGTVICDSSESFNNQMYYVSRSTLDAAIFISSDYTYDDSLFPYPGVVISPGEGAEVINYAVNGVNPTASMEFQRTLLGTKPAPIVAEYTSRGPSPSYPEILKPDIMAPGTLVLAAWRPNDAVSIIGPNIGLSNDFNLASGTSMACPHAAGIAALLKGAHPEWTPAAIRSAMVTTANPLDNTGTPIRDAGFSYATATPVSMGAGQVNPNSALDPGLIYDATPQDYVSILCSMNYTQKQIQTITRSSYNCSKTSSDLNYPSFIALYPNKTKNALAKKFKRIVTNVGDGAATYKVQVTAPKGSGVTVYPDTLVFGQKYDKQSYSLKIKYMANQNKTLTFGSVIWVEVNGKHIVRSPIVVAPIIPVW; translated from the exons ATGGGGAGCTCACAGGAGTTGAGTTATAGAAGCAACCTGTACAAGTCATTTTTCAGTTCTTTAGTAGCTGCAGAGTTTAATTCTCCATTAGTTGCAACAGATTCGA GTCGCTATAACGAACATAACAAGTTAAAGGAAGAAATTTTTGTAACACTGAAGCTGCATTATTGGGTTATGAAGACAATACAACAGACAAGGCTGTTTGCAC TTGTACTCTATATATACTTGCTGATTGAAGAAACTGTCAGAACCACACATTTCGTGCAAAAGAAAATGGGCATTGTTCAAGAGATGATTTTTCTCTTCCTATTCGCAGCCTTTGTTGTAAATTTGGTCTCAGCACAGAGGTCCACGTACATTGTTCATATGGATAAGTCATTCATGCCCAAGGTTTTTGCTAGCCACCAACATTGGTATTCAAGCATTCTCGATTCACTAAAATCTACAAGCCCAAATTTCCATCAGAATCCTTCTATGCTTCTTTACTCGTATGAGAATGTGCTCCATGGTTTTAGTGCATCATTATCCAAAGCTGAACTGGAAGCTGTTAAGAAATCACTGGGCTTCGTGTCAGCTTACAGTGACAAAGTTGCCACACTAGATACCACACACTCTACTGAGTTCCTTTCTCTCAATCCGGCGACAGGCCTATGGCCAGCTTCTGAATATGGCAAAGATGTCATAGTCGGTGTCATCGACACTGGCGTTTGGCCAGAAAGTCTGAGCTACAGAGATGATGGGATGACAGAAATTCCCTCAAGGTGGAAAGGAGCTTGTGACGGAGGATATGATTTCAATTCCTCACTGTGCAACAAAAAATTAATTGGAGCTAAATACTTCAACAAGGGAGTGTTGGCTGCTAACCCGAACAACACCAAGAAAATGTACTCCGCAAGGGACACCGAAGGCCATGGCACGCACACCTCATCCACAGTCGGTGGCAATTATGTTGAAGGTGCTTCATTTTTTGGCTATGCGTTGGGGACAGCAAGAGGGGTAGCACCTCGTGCTCGGTTGGCAATGTATAAGGTCATTTTCCAGGAAGGGCGATATGCTTCTGATGTACTTGCTGGTATGGACCAAGCCATTGCTGATGGTGTTGATGTCATATCAATCTCAATGGGATTTGACTTGGTTCCTTTGTATGAAGATCCAATTGCAATAGCCTCTTTTGGTGCAATGGAAAAGGGTGTTACTGTTTCAAGCTCAGCAGGAAATGCTGGTACAGATCTTGGAGAATTACATAATGGCATTCCATGGGTCTTAACAGTGGCTGCTGGCTCCATGGACCGTTGGTTTGCTGGAAGTTTAACTCTAGGGAATGGATTAACCATCACTGGATGGTCCGTGTTCCCTGCAAGAGCCGTTGTCCGAGAATCACCTCTTATCTACAACAAAACAATATCTGCTTGCAACTCCACCAAGTTGCTATCTGAAGTTTCTTCTGGAACAGTCATATGTGATAGCAGCGAGTCGTTCAATAATCAGATGTATTATGTCTCCCGATCAACTCTTGATGCTGCCATCTTCATCTCCAGTGATTATACTTATGATGATAGCCTTTTTCCATATCCTGGTGTCGTCATTTCCCCTGGTGAGGGCGCTGAAGTAATTAATTATGCAGTAAATGGCGTTAATCCAACCGCTTCTATGGAGTTCCAACGGACCCTCCTGGGGACAAAGCCAGCACCTATTGTTGCAGAATATACCTCAAGAGGTCCTTCACCAAGCTATCCCGAAATTTTGAAACCGGATATAATGGCACCAGGTACATTAGTTTTGGCAGCCTGGAGACCAAATGATGCTGTTTCGATAATTGGCCCAAACATTGGGTTGTCCAATGACTTTAATCTTGCTTCTGGTACATCTATGGCTTGTCCTCACGCAGCTGGTATTGCTGCACTTCTTAAAGGTGCACACCCCGAATGGACTCCAGCAGCTATTCGGTCTGCCATGGTAACCACGGCAAACCCCCTTGACAATACTGGAACTCCTATTCGAGATGCGGGCTTCAGTTATGCAACTGCTACCCCTGTATCCATGGGTGCCGGCCAAGTCAATCCCAACAGTGCACTTGATCCAGGCCTTATATATGATGCTACGCCACAAGATTACGTATCTATTCTCTGCTCCATGAATTACACCCAGAAACAAATCCAAACAATCACAAGATCCAGCTACAATTGCTCAAAAACATCTTCTGATTTGAATTATCCATCATTCATTGCCTTGTATCCTAACAAGACTAAGAATGCGTTGGCTAAAAAGTTCAAAAGGATAGTCACAAATGTTGGAGATGGGGCAGCAACATACAAGGTTCAAGTAACAGCACCAAAGGGTTCAGGGGTTACCGTCTACCCAGACACATTGGTGTTTGGCCAAAAATACGACAAGCAAAGCTATTCTCTCAAAATAAAGTACATGGCTAACCAAAATAAGACTCTGACATTTGGTTCAGTTATTTGGGTTGAGGTCAATGGTAAGCATATTGTAAGGAGTCCAATTGTAGTTGCACCAATCATTCCAGTCTGGTAA
- the LOC113749271 gene encoding subtilisin-like protease SBT1.9, with protein sequence MEPIKVYLLQLFTLFLAVAVLSSATALESAERSSFIIHMDHSLMPLVFSNQEQWYLNAMSNLKSMNHPNPHRHQSQPKLLYTYRHAIHGFSAMLSTNELEYLKKLPGFLSAYKDKVGTLDTTYTYKFLQLNHADGLWPASDFGNDVIVGVIDTGVWPESPSYRDGGMPKVPSRWKGRCAGGDSEDFNSSLCNKKLIGVRYFYQGILAANGGNGEQNKFTARDGKGHGTHISSIIAGNYVKQASFFGYGTGTARGIAPKARLAIYKVSWEEQDPYESDVVAGIDQALADGVDIISLSLGFSGASLYEDPVAIASFSAMQQNVFVSCSAGNDGEFGIGSLHNGIPWSLTVAASSTDRRFCGTLCLGNGVNLNGWTLFPARAVIKDSPLIYNKSISACFPVELLDKLSGGIVICNVSKFSAFLAQMSSVSKSRVKAAIFVSSDPQIFEEASFEYPGVVISPSDAAQVIKYALTSYQPSASIQFQKTCLHSKRAPGVASYSSRGPAPSFPQILKPDLMAPGTQVLAAWNPTKPVASIGFNIQLSSDFNLASGTSMACPHVSGVAALLKGAHPEWSPAAIRSAMVTTANPLDNTGNPIQDIGFNNTIATPLSMGAGEVSPNSALNPGLIYNATTEDYINLLCSTNYTWKQIKIITRSNYSCSNASSDMNYPSFIALYNNTTKNVLKQRFQRTVTNVGNGAAIYKAQVTAPKGSAVTVYPEILVFGKKYEEKSYVLTIQYNANQNKTITFGSIVWVEVDGKHIVRSPIAVAPMIEVCCG encoded by the coding sequence ATGGAACCTATTAAAGTCTACCTTCTCCAGCTGTTTACTCTTTTCTTAGCTGTTGCAGTCCTTAGTTCTGCTACGGCATTAGAGTCGGCAGAAAGATCTTCTTTTATCATCCACATGGATCATTCGCTCATGCCCCTGGTTTTTTCTAACCAGGAGCAATGGTATTTGAACGCCATGAGCAATCTCAAGTCAATGAACCACCCCAATCCACACCGTCACCAGAGCCAACCAAAACTTCTTTACACATATCGCCATGCAATTCACGGGTTCAGTGCGATGTTATCAACAAATGAATTGGAATATCTGAAGAAATTGCCTGGTTTTTTGTCAGCCTATAAGGACAAGGTTGGCACTCTTGATACCACCTACACATACAAATTCCTTCAGCTAAATCATGCGGATGGACTATGGCCAGCTTCTGACTTTGGCAATGATGTAATAGTAGGAGTTATTGACACAGGAGTTTGGCCGGAGAGTCCCAGCTATAGAGATGGCGGAATGCCAAAAGTTCCATCTAGGTGGAAGGGGAGATGCGCTGGGGGAGATTCAGAAGACTTCAATTCTTCCTTGTGCAACAAGAAGCTAATTGGAGTCCGTTATTTTTACCAAGGAATCTTGGCAGCCAATGGTGGGAACGGTGAACAAAACAAGTTCACAGCAAGAGACGGGAAGGGACATGGCACACACATCTCATCAATTATTGCTGGAAACTATGTCAAACAAGCTTCATTTTTCGGATATGGCACAGGTACAGCAAGGGGGATTGCGCCAAAAGCTAGATTGGCGATATACAAGGTATCTTGGGAGGAACAAGATCCTTATGAATCTGATGTTGTTGCTGGCATTGATCAAGCACTGGCTGATGGGGTTGATATAATCTCTCTGTCTTTAGGTTTCAGCGGTGCCAGTCTATATGAAGATCCAGTTGCGATTGCTTCCTTTAGTGCAATGCAACAGAATGTATTCGTCTCATGTTCAGCTGGGAATGATGGTGAATTTGGCATTGGAAGTTTACATAATGGAATTCCATGGAGCTTGACAGTAGCAGCAAGCTCCACAGATCGTAGATTCTGTGGAACTTTGTGTTTAGGGAATGGGGTTAACCTTAATGGTTGGACCCTTTTTCCAGCAAGAGCAGTCATTAAAGACTCACCCCTAATTTATAACAAATCCATTTCAGCTTGCTTCCCTGTTGAGTTGCTTGACAAACTTTCTGGTGGAATAGTCATTTGCAATGTGTCTAAATTCAGCGCCTTCTTGGCTCAGATGTCCTCCGTGTCCAAATCCAGAGTAAAGGCTGCAATATTTGTCTCCTCAGATCCTCAAATATTTGAAGAAGCTTCATTTGAGTATCCTGGGGTTGTGATCAGCCCTTCTGATGCAGCACAAGTCATTAAGTATGCATTAACTAGTTATCAACCATCTGCTAGTATCCAGTTCCAAAAGACTTGCTTGCACTCAAAGCGTGCCCCAGGCGTTGCTTCATATAGCTCACGAGGTCCAGCTCCTAGCTTTCCGCAAATCCTGAAGCCAGATTTGATGGCGCCGGGAACACAAGTGCTAGCAGCCTGGAACCCAACTAAACCAGTGGCCAGCATCGGTTTCAACATCCAATTGTCTAGTGATTTCAATCTCGCTTCTGGTACATCCATGGCTTGTCCTCACGTTTCTGGTGTTGCCGCACTTCTTAAAGGTGCACATCCTGAATGGAGTCCAGCAGCTATTCGATCTGCCATGGTAACCACAGCAAACCCCCTTGACAACACTGGAAATCCTATCCAAGATATTGGCTTCAACAATACAATTGCCACCCCTTTATCCATGGGCGCAGGAGAAGTCAGTCCCAATAGTGCACTCAATCCGGGTCTCATATATAACGCAACAACAGAAGATTACATAAACCTTCTGTGCTCAACAAATTATACTTGGAAACAAATCAAAATAATCACAAGATCCAACTACAGTTGCTCAAATGCATCTTCTGATATGAACTATCCATCATTCATTGCTCTGTACAACAATACGACTAAGAATGTCTTGAAGCAAAGATTTCAAAGGACAGTCACAAATGTTGGAAATGGGGCAGCAATCTACAAGGCTCAAGTGACAGCACCAAAGGGCTCAGCGGTGACTGTCTACCCAGAGATATTGGTGTTTGGGAAAAAATATGAGGAGAAGAGCTATGTTCTGACAATACAGTATAATGCTAATCAAAATAAGACAATCACATTTGGTTCAATCGTTTGGGTAGAGGTTGATGGCAAGCATATTGTGCGGAGCCCTATAGCCGTTGCACCAATGATTGAAGTATGTTGTGGTTAA